The following coding sequences are from one Ornithodoros turicata isolate Travis chromosome 1, ASM3712646v1, whole genome shotgun sequence window:
- the LOC135377500 gene encoding protein CNPPD1-like isoform X1: MRMNLFNALSLENDREDSLLGSEFQIFNDHVELSDRIRKTLYYGKLPNTDRPSLALTGISVEMFSKVLPNDGLKVLDMHYAASVARRACITPCSMMLAMVYLDQLRHKNPQYLTMVSSCDLFLVSMMVASKFLYDDGEEDEVFNDEWAASANMELKDLNQLEREFLAALDWNLYVKPMTFSRVLENAENRIAHLESRRRGWSTYTDICVLSKGAALYRCWLLVFDGVIKVIAVSSVAYIAAALTIFGSAVVVDRLVGVSHRLAAQTWDVKLPASTFSGPIQANTTCHGIVSSFATQPVPDDSLPDSRDPLVVPLPPALTATCIFPNVHTISNGNIGTLGFHAGGALKHRWMRNCVGNVLDGGGQNAIYNPLISGCAGVVATS; encoded by the exons ATGAGGATGAACTTATTCAACGCCCTTTCGCTCGAAAACGACAGGGAGGACTCTTTACTTGGCTCCGAGTTTCAG ATATTCAATGACCACGTCGAGCTCAGCGACCGAATTCGAAAAACTTTATACTATGGCAAACTTCCTAACACTGACCGCCCGTCTCTGGCCCTAACTG GGATTTCTGTGGAAATGTTCTCCAAAGTGCTGCCAAATGATGGACTGAAAGTGCTTGACATGCACTATGCAGCGTCTGTAGCAAG GCGTGCCTGCATCACTCCGTGCTCAATGATGTTAGCTATGGTGTATCTGGACCAGTTGCGACACAAGAACCCGCAGTACCTGACTATGGTGTCTTCCTGTGACCTTTTTCTGGTGTCTATG ATGGTTGCCTCAAAGTTCCTTTATGACGATGGAGAAGAGGATGAAGTGTTCAATGATGAATGGGCAGCCTCAGCTAATATGGAGTTGAAGGACTTGAACCAACTTGAACGGGAATTCCTTGCTGCATTG GACTGGAATCTGTATGTAAAACCAATGACCTTTTCAAGGGTGCTGGAGAACGCTGAAAATCG GATAGCCCATTTGGAATCCCGGAGACGAGGATGGTCAACATACACAGACATATGCGTTTTAAGTAAAGGAGCAGCACTCTACCGATGTTGGTTGTTGGTCTTTGACGGAGTCATCAAG GTAATTGCTGTGTCTTCTGTAGCCTACATCGCGGCGGCCCTGACCATCTTCGGTTCAGCAGTTGTGGTCGACAGGTTGGTGGGGGTGAGTCACCGTCTGGCGGCCCAAACGTGGGATGTGAAGCTTCCAGCTTCAACCTTCTCTGGACCGATTCAAGCCAATACCACCTGCCACGGAATCGTATCGTCGTTTGCCACTCAGCCAGTACCAGACGACAGTCTGCCAGACTCCCGTGATCCTCTGGTTGTCCCTCTACCCCCAGCACTGACGGCAACCTGCATCTTCCCGAATGTGCACACAATCTCGAATGGAAACATTGGCACCTTGGGATTTCATGCTGGAGGTGCACTGAAGCATAGGTGGATGCGAAACTGTGTAGGGAATGTGCTAGATGGGGGAGGTCAGAATGCCATTTACAATCCGCTCATTTCTGGATGTGCTGGTGTTGTGGCTACTTCGTAA
- the LOC135377500 gene encoding protein CNPPD1-like isoform X2 yields the protein MAHFFFPLSILDSHQIFNDHVELSDRIRKTLYYGKLPNTDRPSLALTGISVEMFSKVLPNDGLKVLDMHYAASVARRACITPCSMMLAMVYLDQLRHKNPQYLTMVSSCDLFLVSMMVASKFLYDDGEEDEVFNDEWAASANMELKDLNQLEREFLAALDWNLYVKPMTFSRVLENAENRIAHLESRRRGWSTYTDICVLSKGAALYRCWLLVFDGVIKVIAVSSVAYIAAALTIFGSAVVVDRLVGVSHRLAAQTWDVKLPASTFSGPIQANTTCHGIVSSFATQPVPDDSLPDSRDPLVVPLPPALTATCIFPNVHTISNGNIGTLGFHAGGALKHRWMRNCVGNVLDGGGQNAIYNPLISGCAGVVATS from the exons ATGGCGCATTTTTTCTTCCCTTTGTCTATTTTGGATAGTCATCAG ATATTCAATGACCACGTCGAGCTCAGCGACCGAATTCGAAAAACTTTATACTATGGCAAACTTCCTAACACTGACCGCCCGTCTCTGGCCCTAACTG GGATTTCTGTGGAAATGTTCTCCAAAGTGCTGCCAAATGATGGACTGAAAGTGCTTGACATGCACTATGCAGCGTCTGTAGCAAG GCGTGCCTGCATCACTCCGTGCTCAATGATGTTAGCTATGGTGTATCTGGACCAGTTGCGACACAAGAACCCGCAGTACCTGACTATGGTGTCTTCCTGTGACCTTTTTCTGGTGTCTATG ATGGTTGCCTCAAAGTTCCTTTATGACGATGGAGAAGAGGATGAAGTGTTCAATGATGAATGGGCAGCCTCAGCTAATATGGAGTTGAAGGACTTGAACCAACTTGAACGGGAATTCCTTGCTGCATTG GACTGGAATCTGTATGTAAAACCAATGACCTTTTCAAGGGTGCTGGAGAACGCTGAAAATCG GATAGCCCATTTGGAATCCCGGAGACGAGGATGGTCAACATACACAGACATATGCGTTTTAAGTAAAGGAGCAGCACTCTACCGATGTTGGTTGTTGGTCTTTGACGGAGTCATCAAG GTAATTGCTGTGTCTTCTGTAGCCTACATCGCGGCGGCCCTGACCATCTTCGGTTCAGCAGTTGTGGTCGACAGGTTGGTGGGGGTGAGTCACCGTCTGGCGGCCCAAACGTGGGATGTGAAGCTTCCAGCTTCAACCTTCTCTGGACCGATTCAAGCCAATACCACCTGCCACGGAATCGTATCGTCGTTTGCCACTCAGCCAGTACCAGACGACAGTCTGCCAGACTCCCGTGATCCTCTGGTTGTCCCTCTACCCCCAGCACTGACGGCAACCTGCATCTTCCCGAATGTGCACACAATCTCGAATGGAAACATTGGCACCTTGGGATTTCATGCTGGAGGTGCACTGAAGCATAGGTGGATGCGAAACTGTGTAGGGAATGTGCTAGATGGGGGAGGTCAGAATGCCATTTACAATCCGCTCATTTCTGGATGTGCTGGTGTTGTGGCTACTTCGTAA